TGAACAGTAACGCCGCGGCTAACGTCTACGGCAAGATGGATGAGTCTGGCAAATGGCACGCACTCTTTGGGCCAAAAGACAGAAAGCTGTCGCCCTCTGCATTGAGCAACGAAGAACCCATCACGTACGACGTGTACATTGACAGTCTTCACTGCGAGCCACCAGGGATGCAGGATCTTCCCAAGAAGGAGCGGAGTGCGGTGTGGAAAGGCGTGACTGACCAGCGTAAAGCTGCAACGCAAAAGTTCACCTTTCCGGGTGAGGTGAAGAGTACGCTTCGCTTGTGGAGGAGCAACGGCGGTGCCTCACCGCACAGGCTGACCCTCTCAAGTATTACGTGATCATTCCGTCTTTTTTCACGCTGGTGAACGTGTTGTCGGAGCTTGACTGGCCGTTTACCCTCATTTTCCGCACATTCGGCAGTGACTTGAAGGATGTTCTGTTGGAGTGGCAACAGTTCGTGCAGGGCGAACACGCTTGCAAGCCTCGAGGTCCCTTCCTGCAACGCCTGCGGGAGAGCCGCACCACCCCATTGACCGGGTGCATGTACCGTGACAGGGAACGTCTCTTTTTTTGCCGCGGCCCCTGTGTGTCAGCTTACACGTTGGAATCCACAGTTCTCAGTGAGGTGCACGGCGCAAGTGCTGACGTCATTCGCAAGGAGCTCTCCCGGATGCCTGGATTCAACACCGTCCACGCCACGAGCTTTGCAACCTTGGATAACGATCTCGAACAGTACTTTGCTGGATCTGGACACGTTGGTGGCGTGGTTGACTTTTACCCCTCGTGGGCACAAGCCGCTGAGCGGCGCATTGGCGGCAAAGTGTTTCCAATCTCCACGGAGGACGATCGATTCCACGTGTTCTTTGACGACAACATCGCACTAGGTGACGAGCATTCTATCGTGGACGTCCGCGACGCGAAAACCGGGGAGAGCGTCTTGGGCGTTGCGCGAGAGGAACCGTTCTGTGTGCCCGTCAACGCATACCGGGCCATTACGGATGAAAACTACTTTGTGGAAGCGTTGGCTCACTGTT
Above is a window of Bactrocera neohumeralis isolate Rockhampton unplaced genomic scaffold, APGP_CSIRO_Bneo_wtdbg2-racon-allhic-juicebox.fasta_v2 ctg4002, whole genome shotgun sequence DNA encoding:
- the LOC126767096 gene encoding uncharacterized protein LOC126767096, whose product is MEDVLNSNAAANVYGKMDESGKWHALFGPKDRKLSPSALSNEEPITYDVYIDSLHCEPPGMQDLPKKERSAVWKGVTDQRKAATQKFTFPGEVKSTLRLWRSNGGASPHRLTLSSITDLKDVLLEWQQFVQGEHACKPRGPFLQRLRESRTTPLTGCMYRDRERLFFCRGPCVSAYTLESTVLSEVHGASADVIRKELSRMPGFNTVHATSFATLDNDLEQYFAGSGHVGGVVDFYPSWAQAAERRIGGKVFPISTEDDRFHVFFDDNIALGDEHSIVDVRDAKTGESVLGVAREEPFCVPVNAYRAITDENYFVEALAHCLELQCALPKK